The nucleotide window CCATTCTCGCCCCTGTCGCCCGTTGTGCTCTGGATCACTTGTCGGCTAGAAGCTAGTGGAAGATCACCGATAGGTCTAATGGTCGGTCCATGCATTTGCGCTGATCAGAGCGATTCGACGGCCCGTCACGTGCGATCCTCTGGCCTGCAGAAACACAACTTTGTGTTGCGCCGATCACAGTAGGATCGACAAGGGCCGCGCAAGATCCGGGCACGACGACCGGGACTGGGCTCGGTTTGGAGGAGTGATGGACACCAACGCTCGACGACTGCGCCCGGTGGACCGGTCGTGCGGTGATGATTCGGCGCCGGCAGGGGAGAAGCCGCCGGTGTCTGAGATCCGGAGGTTGGTGGAGAAGCCGACGTACATGATCGGTTCGGTCCACAACGCTCTGGTCTTGCTGACCGAGATCCGCGACCAGGGCGGGCTCCGCCTTCGTGATGCGGCGCGAGAATTGGGTGTCGCCGAGTCGACTGCGCACCGCCTACTGTCCACGCTGGCTTACCACGGGTTCGTTCGTCAGGAGGCCGACCGTCGGTATGTCGCCGGACCCCAGATGGGGATCCAACCCGCTCTGGCCGGAATTCAGCGCGCGGTCCGCGACGCGAGTCTCCCTGAGTTGGATCGGATCACCAGGGCGACCAATGAGACGGCCAACGTGATGGTGCGCACCGGGTCCCTGGTGCGGACCGTCGCCTCGGTCGAGTCGACCCGACTGCTGCGTATCGGTAGTCGGCTGGGGCATGTGACCGAGGCGCATCGGGCCGCGGGCGGGCGCGTCATGCTCGCCGAGTTGGACGACGAGTCGATCGCTGCTCTCGATCTGGATTCGCCGCTTCCGGAGGGTTTCTCGCGAGTGCTGGCCATGGCTCGGGAGCGCGGATACGCGACTTCCATCAACGAGGTGGAGGATGGCCTGAGCAGCATCGCG belongs to Gordonia westfalica and includes:
- a CDS encoding IclR family transcriptional regulator; this encodes MDTNARRLRPVDRSCGDDSAPAGEKPPVSEIRRLVEKPTYMIGSVHNALVLLTEIRDQGGLRLRDAARELGVAESTAHRLLSTLAYHGFVRQEADRRYVAGPQMGIQPALAGIQRAVRDASLPELDRITRATNETANVMVRTGSLVRTVASVESTRLLRIGSRLGHVTEAHRAAGGRVMLAELDDESIAALDLDSPLPEGFSRVLAMARERGYATSINEVEDGLSSIAVAIHHDGEAVGALVLLLPSTRFPFGAEGRLVKHLAHTVTRIENRLLRDFSS